Proteins encoded in a region of the Methanofollis tationis genome:
- a CDS encoding ABC transporter ATP-binding protein, translating to MIAARNLVKDYGAFRALDGVSFDLGEGEILGVVGHNGAGKTTLLKILSGLSSPTTGSLAIAGVDVVRNPHALKQTLGYLPEESRLYETMRVADYLAFFGEIYGLSGGEIRERSGRLLSSLSLDAGEKKIGELSKGMRRKVAIARSLLHDPRFLVYDEPSSGLDPMTGRFIGEYLRELRAEGRTIVLSAHNLYQIEEICDRVMILRRGRIEAFGTMRDLRERFGSLTYEVYFTIPNASALEPSLAYTRSDGIYMAAAGDVAGMNRVSAAVAAAGGTVERIESRYPSLEEMLVAVGK from the coding sequence TTGGTGAAGGACTACGGGGCGTTCAGGGCCCTCGACGGCGTGAGTTTTGATCTCGGAGAAGGAGAGATCCTCGGGGTTGTGGGGCACAACGGGGCCGGGAAGACGACGCTCCTGAAAATCCTCTCCGGGCTCTCGTCCCCGACCACGGGAAGCCTTGCGATCGCCGGCGTCGATGTGGTCAGAAACCCGCACGCCCTGAAGCAGACCCTCGGCTACCTCCCTGAGGAGTCGCGCCTGTACGAGACAATGAGGGTCGCCGACTACCTCGCCTTCTTCGGCGAGATCTATGGGCTTTCAGGCGGGGAGATCCGTGAACGCAGCGGGCGCCTCCTCTCCTCCCTCTCTCTCGACGCCGGCGAGAAGAAGATCGGCGAGCTCTCGAAAGGAATGCGGCGCAAGGTGGCGATCGCACGCTCCCTGCTACACGATCCCCGGTTCCTCGTCTATGACGAGCCTTCGTCCGGGCTCGACCCGATGACCGGGCGGTTTATCGGAGAGTATCTCAGGGAGCTGCGCGCCGAAGGGAGGACGATCGTGCTCTCGGCGCACAACCTCTACCAGATCGAGGAGATCTGCGACCGGGTGATGATCCTGAGGCGGGGCCGGATCGAGGCCTTCGGCACGATGCGGGACCTGAGGGAGCGGTTCGGCTCCCTCACCTACGAGGTCTATTTCACCATCCCAAACGCGAGCGCCCTTGAACCCTCCCTGGCCTATACACGATCCGACGGCATCTACATGGCTGCAGCCGGCGATGTCGCCGGAATGAACCGGGTATCCGCGGCCGTGGCGGCGGCCGGTGGGACGGTGGAGCGGATCGAGTCGCGCTACCCGAGCCTTGAGGAGATGCTGGTGGCGGTCGGGAAATAA
- a CDS encoding MBL fold metallo-hydrolase yields the protein MSAIEVYPVRLGIAYAYLVRQDGTILIDTRYPGSEEAILDAAKERGIEPGDIRLILLTHGHGDHAGSAQRLREMTGAKVAIHRDDAEKLRNGYQGLLHPTGLSGRFMRALLGGEKKARFPPVEPDILISERFDLREFGIDGAVIPTPGHTPGSVSVCLASGDAIVGDAIMPSIPFEKPGLPFFADDINETKRSIGIILAWRPARIHTGHGGPFLPDDLKKYR from the coding sequence GTGTCGGCAATTGAGGTTTATCCCGTCAGGCTGGGAATTGCATATGCCTATCTGGTCAGGCAGGACGGAACAATTCTTATCGATACCAGATATCCCGGGAGCGAAGAGGCTATCCTTGATGCGGCGAAGGAACGGGGAATCGAACCCGGAGATATCCGTTTAATCCTTCTCACCCACGGGCATGGTGATCATGCTGGTTCGGCGCAGAGACTCAGGGAGATGACCGGGGCAAAGGTTGCCATTCACCGGGATGATGCAGAAAAACTCAGAAACGGATACCAGGGGCTGTTGCACCCGACCGGTCTCTCCGGCAGGTTCATGCGAGCACTCCTCGGGGGTGAGAAGAAGGCCAGGTTCCCGCCGGTTGAGCCGGACATTCTCATTTCGGAACGGTTCGATCTTCGGGAATTCGGGATCGACGGGGCCGTCATACCGACGCCGGGCCATACCCCCGGTTCGGTTTCGGTATGCCTCGCCAGCGGGGATGCGATTGTGGGCGATGCCATCATGCCATCAATACCGTTCGAAAAACCGGGCCTGCCCTTCTTTGCAGACGATATCAACGAGACGAAAAGGAGCATCGGGATCATCCTGGCGTGGCGTCCCGCACGGATCCATACCGGACATGGCGGGCCGTTCCTGCCGGATGACCTCAAAAAATACCGGTGA
- a CDS encoding DHH family phosphoesterase translates to MADAAQTGSSGKIKYLICGCGSTGYNVVEELLKETDSILILDKDEKRVQDLLDQKYQAIVRELKDPAALDELPVPEVIFVLSNDKDANLAVVRTAKAKYPSAHLIARATDPVSKNQLEAAGADVVLYPQEVIAKTAVLRIRRLSSSRIARRLYTLLGSWEGTLGIIAHTNPDPDSVSSAMALAVIAHDASGGKLVSRILYDGTIGHQENRAFVNLLDIKMEQITPELLSACDHLALVDSSGPGVNNALGKDARVNIIIDHHKNGTHDTSKVDFVDIRPGMGATASVMTQYLQELDIPVDTKVATALLYGIRADTRDFRRNITPQDFNYAAFLLPLTDRDILDKIMSPAVSQETLEVIGSAIQDREVVSGYLFANVGYLRNRDAIPQAADLLINLEGVNTAIIYGITDTSIIFSARNRDIRIHIGKVLEEAFKGIGEAGGHATMAAAVIPLTYFSMVKDKEELLGLIIEPILKRIRRIVGLEDEAKHEV, encoded by the coding sequence ATGGCCGATGCAGCTCAGACCGGGTCGTCCGGGAAGATCAAATACCTCATATGCGGCTGCGGGAGCACAGGATACAACGTCGTTGAGGAACTCCTCAAAGAGACCGATTCAATCCTCATTCTTGATAAAGATGAGAAAAGAGTGCAGGATCTGCTCGATCAGAAATATCAGGCGATCGTCCGGGAACTCAAGGATCCGGCAGCGCTTGACGAATTGCCTGTGCCCGAAGTCATTTTCGTTCTTTCAAACGACAAGGACGCAAACCTCGCCGTCGTCAGGACCGCCAAGGCGAAATATCCATCCGCCCACCTGATCGCACGCGCAACCGATCCGGTGAGCAAGAACCAGCTCGAGGCCGCCGGCGCCGATGTGGTGTTATACCCGCAGGAGGTGATCGCCAAGACCGCCGTGCTGCGGATCAGGAGGCTATCATCGTCGCGCATCGCACGGCGCCTCTATACTCTGCTCGGATCCTGGGAGGGGACCCTTGGGATCATCGCTCATACCAACCCTGATCCCGATTCAGTATCAAGCGCCATGGCGCTGGCGGTGATCGCGCACGACGCCAGCGGCGGCAAACTCGTCTCGCGTATCCTGTACGACGGCACCATCGGCCACCAGGAGAACCGCGCCTTTGTCAACCTCCTCGACATCAAGATGGAGCAGATCACGCCGGAACTCCTTTCGGCCTGCGACCACCTTGCCCTTGTAGACTCCTCGGGGCCAGGCGTGAACAACGCCCTCGGTAAGGACGCCCGCGTGAACATCATCATCGACCACCATAAAAACGGCACCCACGACACCTCCAAGGTCGATTTCGTCGATATCAGGCCGGGCATGGGGGCGACCGCCTCGGTGATGACACAGTATCTTCAGGAACTCGACATCCCGGTCGATACGAAGGTGGCGACCGCCCTCCTGTACGGCATCAGGGCGGACACACGGGACTTCCGGCGTAACATCACGCCTCAGGACTTCAATTATGCCGCATTCCTTCTCCCGCTCACCGACCGCGACATCCTCGACAAGATCATGTCCCCGGCCGTATCGCAGGAGACCCTCGAGGTAATTGGCAGTGCCATCCAGGACCGCGAGGTCGTTTCGGGTTATCTCTTCGCCAACGTAGGCTACCTGCGCAACCGGGACGCCATCCCTCAGGCCGCCGATCTCCTCATCAATCTTGAGGGCGTGAACACCGCCATCATCTACGGGATCACCGACACCAGCATCATCTTCTCAGCGCGGAACCGGGACATCAGGATTCACATCGGCAAGGTGCTCGAAGAGGCGTTCAAGGGCATAGGCGAGGCAGGAGGGCATGCGACCATGGCCGCGGCCGTGATCCCGCTCACCTATTTCTCGATGGTCAAGGACAAGGAGGAACTCCTCGGCCTGATCATCGAGCCCATCCTGAAGCGGATCCGCAGGATCGTCGGGCTGGAGGACGAGGCGAAACATGAGGTTTGA
- a CDS encoding radical SAM protein yields MTSDAVILDGYVDEPACLGVPPYISPYIRYCAGVLAERGYTVRYTTIDAVRKDPLALRTFSDAALLLVIAGVTVPGKYLAGTPATLTELSQIGVQIRGPKKVLGGPIGFGYAAEGGRKAVRAAAAGFDHLLQGSPSAALDSLLGGGEPTGQADYTAIDRWSVLGAPVVRQHPLFPRVMIELETAQGCSRSVTGGCSFCTEPFYGPPHYRAAAGVSAEVGALHAAGARHFRLGRQPDLLAYGSAGGAEFARPRPELIEALFSGIRAAAPDLLTLHIDNVNPGTIVHYEEESRAALAAIVAGHTPGDVAAFGMETADPAVIRANNLKALPDDVFRAIEIVNEIGGGRRDGVPDLLPGLNFVCGLAGETALTYDKNRTFLEQVLASGLMVRRVNIRQLMPFAGTRAYDENTLGQQDAAFRAFKEWTRTKFDLPMLGRVFPAGTVLRDVGIEVSGRTSFGRQMGSYPILVGFPLALPAGAVTDAVVVGWGMRSITALPKPIEINTLPHTAIGHIPGIGKKILPKVLAKRPFADLAAFRRVAGETPLDDQFAF; encoded by the coding sequence ATGACCTCTGACGCAGTCATCCTCGACGGCTACGTCGACGAACCGGCGTGCCTCGGCGTCCCGCCCTATATCTCGCCCTACATCAGGTACTGCGCCGGCGTGCTCGCCGAGCGCGGTTATACCGTCAGGTACACCACCATCGACGCCGTGCGCAAAGACCCCCTGGCCCTGCGGACGTTCTCCGACGCCGCCCTCCTGCTCGTCATCGCCGGTGTCACCGTGCCGGGGAAGTATCTTGCCGGCACCCCGGCGACGCTCACCGAACTCTCGCAGATCGGGGTGCAGATCCGCGGCCCCAAAAAGGTGCTGGGCGGGCCGATCGGCTTCGGCTACGCTGCCGAAGGCGGGAGGAAAGCGGTGCGGGCGGCGGCGGCAGGGTTCGATCACCTCCTCCAGGGCTCACCCTCCGCGGCGCTCGACTCCCTCCTGGGAGGTGGCGAGCCCACGGGACAGGCCGACTACACGGCTATCGACCGCTGGAGCGTGCTGGGCGCCCCGGTCGTGCGACAGCACCCGCTCTTCCCTCGCGTCATGATCGAGCTGGAGACAGCGCAGGGCTGCTCCCGCTCGGTCACCGGCGGCTGCTCGTTCTGTACCGAACCCTTCTACGGCCCGCCCCACTACCGCGCTGCGGCCGGGGTCAGTGCCGAGGTCGGGGCGCTCCACGCCGCAGGGGCCCGCCACTTCCGTCTCGGCCGCCAGCCCGACCTCCTCGCCTACGGCAGCGCGGGCGGCGCCGAGTTTGCCCGGCCACGGCCCGAACTCATCGAGGCCCTCTTCTCAGGGATCCGTGCGGCGGCACCAGACCTGCTGACCCTCCACATCGACAACGTGAACCCCGGCACCATCGTCCATTATGAGGAGGAGAGCCGCGCCGCCCTTGCAGCGATCGTCGCCGGGCACACCCCGGGCGACGTCGCCGCTTTCGGGATGGAGACCGCCGACCCTGCGGTGATCCGGGCGAACAACCTCAAAGCACTCCCGGACGATGTATTCAGGGCGATCGAGATCGTCAACGAGATCGGCGGCGGCCGCCGGGACGGCGTCCCCGACCTCCTGCCCGGCCTGAACTTCGTCTGCGGCCTCGCCGGGGAGACCGCCCTGACCTACGACAAAAACCGGACCTTTCTGGAGCAGGTGCTCGCCTCCGGCCTGATGGTGCGGCGGGTGAACATCAGGCAGCTGATGCCCTTCGCCGGCACACGCGCCTACGACGAGAACACCCTCGGGCAACAGGACGCCGCCTTCAGGGCCTTTAAAGAGTGGACGAGGACGAAGTTCGACCTCCCGATGCTCGGCCGCGTCTTTCCCGCGGGCACCGTGCTGCGCGATGTCGGGATCGAAGTGAGCGGCAGGACGAGTTTTGGGCGGCAGATGGGGTCTTACCCCATCCTGGTCGGCTTCCCCCTCGCTCTTCCCGCGGGTGCCGTCACCGACGCCGTCGTCGTCGGGTGGGGGATGCGCTCTATCACCGCCCTGCCGAAACCGATCGAGATCAACACGCTGCCGCACACGGCGATCGGCCACATCCCCGGCATCGGAAAGAAGATCCTGCCGAAGGTGCTCGCGAAGCGCCCCTTCGCCGACCTCGCCGCCTTCAGGCGGGTGGCCGGGGAGACGCCGCTGGACGACCAGTTCGCTTTTTAA
- a CDS encoding 6-hydroxymethylpterin diphosphokinase MptE-like protein yields the protein MRFEDWEPLYEEILDYFSFDRTGDEEAARILADLLDRDDLPALDALCRGRTVTVCGNAPCLPRQVDRIKGAVIAADAAAEVLYTRGIRPDAVFTDLDGATDALAEMNRQGTVVVAHAHGDNIALLRAWVPRFSGPIVGTTQAEPFGRIHNFGGFSDGDRAVFAAHALGAADVRLVGFDLDDPSVDPVKRGKLIWARRLLALLGHDL from the coding sequence ATGAGGTTTGAGGACTGGGAACCGCTGTACGAAGAGATCCTGGACTACTTCTCCTTTGACCGGACCGGCGACGAGGAGGCCGCCCGCATTCTTGCCGACCTCCTCGACCGCGACGATCTCCCTGCCCTCGACGCCCTCTGCCGCGGCCGCACGGTCACGGTCTGCGGCAACGCCCCATGCCTGCCGCGCCAGGTCGACCGGATCAAAGGGGCGGTCATCGCAGCGGACGCCGCCGCCGAGGTGCTGTACACCCGCGGCATCCGCCCGGACGCCGTCTTCACCGATCTTGACGGGGCGACCGACGCACTGGCGGAGATGAACCGGCAGGGAACAGTTGTCGTCGCTCATGCGCACGGGGACAACATCGCGCTCCTGCGCGCCTGGGTGCCCAGGTTCTCCGGCCCCATCGTCGGGACGACACAGGCCGAACCCTTCGGGCGTATCCACAACTTCGGTGGGTTTTCCGATGGCGACCGCGCCGTCTTCGCCGCCCATGCCCTCGGGGCGGCGGACGTTCGTCTTGTCGGATTCGACCTCGACGACCCCTCGGTCGACCCGGTGAAGCGGGGCAAACTTATCTGGGCCCGCCGCCTCCTCGCCCTCCTCGGCCATGACCTCTGA